The proteins below are encoded in one region of Macrococcus armenti:
- a CDS encoding helix-turn-helix transcriptional regulator, which produces MPLNNNRKIQNRIVVLRAERGLSQREVADKLGVSRQTIISLEKNRYNPSLKLAFDIALLFGVDLHDVFQYEIEEEK; this is translated from the coding sequence GTGCCATTAAATAACAATAGAAAAATTCAAAATAGAATTGTTGTATTAAGAGCTGAAAGAGGCTTATCACAACGAGAAGTCGCTGATAAATTAGGTGTCAGTAGGCAGACCATTATATCCCTAGAAAAAAATAGATACAATCCATCCTTGAAGTTAGCATTCGATATTGCACTTCTATTCGGTGTAGATTTACATGATGTTTTTCAGTATGAAATAGAGGAGGAGAAATAA
- a CDS encoding serine hydrolase, with protein MNIFSWIGLTGIIIFTLIPLLSKENRTKQEVRKAIITIVIVIGIIVAVMIFNVNFLNAILFGVIAMILFDKKTYTKKRLIIYGAIILVIGIAGYSVFRDNPDYVLNHLKNHPETSSLYVAENGEELITYQSDVVRPLASTVKILIAVEYAMQVEEGILNKESYVPLDKLKKFYYKGTDGNAHEAWLKTMEDEGKIVNNEITLHDVAKGMITYSSNANTDYLIHVLGIDSINEQAQSLGLTSHEEIYPLVGGLLIPDYLKNIKKDENKLIEELEKMPMEMYRETAEELSQQMKDGTFNIEDHTFDMPLDLQRVWSDRLIGASANDYGRLLAIISNNELQTVAAQTVRDLLEWPMEVNEANNERFTHLGAKGGSTAFILNDAMYAEDYNGNKIEIVLLTNDLNIWQQILLSHNLNSFESKLLGDEAYRQKVQKELS; from the coding sequence ATGAATATATTTTCATGGATTGGGTTGACAGGAATTATTATATTTACCCTTATCCCCTTATTATCAAAAGAAAATAGGACAAAACAAGAGGTACGAAAAGCAATTATAACAATCGTTATTGTGATAGGTATTATCGTTGCGGTAATGATTTTTAACGTTAATTTTTTGAATGCAATTTTATTTGGTGTCATTGCAATGATTTTATTCGATAAAAAAACATATACAAAGAAACGATTAATTATTTATGGAGCGATTATTCTAGTTATTGGAATTGCAGGCTATTCCGTATTTAGAGATAATCCTGATTATGTGCTTAACCATTTGAAGAATCATCCAGAGACATCCTCCCTCTATGTTGCGGAAAATGGTGAGGAATTAATTACCTATCAATCAGATGTTGTACGCCCTTTAGCTAGTACAGTAAAAATACTAATAGCTGTCGAATATGCGATGCAGGTGGAGGAAGGAATACTCAATAAGGAAAGTTACGTACCACTAGATAAGCTGAAGAAATTCTATTATAAGGGTACAGATGGGAATGCACATGAAGCCTGGCTTAAAACAATGGAAGACGAAGGGAAAATCGTTAATAATGAAATAACCTTGCATGATGTTGCAAAAGGAATGATTACTTATAGCTCCAATGCTAATACCGATTATCTTATTCATGTACTTGGTATTGATTCGATCAATGAGCAAGCTCAATCTCTTGGACTTACAAGCCATGAGGAGATTTATCCACTTGTTGGTGGGCTTCTAATTCCAGATTATCTAAAAAATATTAAAAAAGATGAAAATAAATTAATAGAAGAGCTTGAAAAGATGCCGATGGAAATGTATCGAGAAACAGCTGAAGAATTAAGCCAACAAATGAAAGATGGAACTTTCAATATTGAAGACCATACTTTTGATATGCCGCTTGATTTACAAAGAGTATGGTCGGATCGCCTAATTGGGGCATCAGCGAATGATTACGGAAGATTATTAGCAATAATATCAAATAACGAACTTCAAACAGTAGCTGCCCAAACAGTTAGAGATTTACTTGAATGGCCGATGGAAGTAAATGAAGCAAATAACGAACGTTTCACCCATCTTGGTGCAAAAGGTGGATCGACAGCATTCATCCTAAATGATGCAATGTATGCAGAAGATTATAATGGCAATAAAATAGAAATAGTTCTTCTCACAAATGATTTGAACATTTGGCAACAGATTCTACTCAGTCATAATTTAAATTCCTTCGAGTCAAAATTACTTGGTGATGAAGCCTATCGCCAAAAAGTTCAAAAAGAACTTTCCTAA
- a CDS encoding NUDIX hydrolase, which yields MIHYTCANLVHMKDGKLLLVKVRENEHYYLPGGKIEAGEDDRTSLERELREELSLDLDKENMQYLYTVTGPAYPDTDKTVELRCYKYDGDIGDIQMNSEITDVKYVNINDKEKIAPAVNMLIEEYL from the coding sequence ATGATACATTACACATGCGCAAATTTAGTACATATGAAAGATGGGAAGTTGCTGCTCGTTAAAGTAAGAGAGAATGAGCATTACTATTTACCAGGAGGAAAGATTGAAGCGGGGGAAGATGATCGTACATCATTAGAAAGAGAATTACGAGAAGAGTTGAGTTTAGATCTTGATAAAGAAAACATGCAATACTTATATACAGTGACCGGTCCAGCATATCCGGATACAGATAAAACCGTGGAATTACGTTGCTACAAGTATGATGGAGACATTGGAGATATTCAGATGAACAGTGAAATTACTGATGTGAAGTATGTGAATATTAATGATAAAGAGAAAATCGCACCGGCAGTGAACATGTTGATTGAAGAGTACTTATAA
- the groL gene encoding chaperonin GroEL (60 kDa chaperone family; promotes refolding of misfolded polypeptides especially under stressful conditions; forms two stacked rings of heptamers to form a barrel-shaped 14mer; ends can be capped by GroES; misfolded proteins enter the barrel where they are refolded when GroES binds) produces the protein MVKEIKFSEDARRSMLSGVDKLANAVKVTLGPKGRNVVLDKKFVAPLITNDGVTIAKEIELEDPYENMGAKLVAEVANKTNEIAGDGTTTATVLAQAMIQEGLKNVTSGANPVGIRQGIDKAVAVALEELKSISKEVSSKEEIAQVGSISAADEEIGVFISEAMEKVGNDGVITIEESKGFKTELEVVEGMQFDRGYASPYMVTDSDKMIADLENPYILITDKKISSFQDILPILEQIVQTSRPILIVAEDVDGDALTNIVLNRLRGTFTAVAVKAPGFGDRRKAMLEDLAILTGGQVITDDLGLDLKDTTVEMLGNAGKVHVTKDNTTIVEGRGDASSIDARVGQLKAQIEETTSEFDKEKLQERLAKLAGGVAVIKVGAATETELKERKLRIEDALNSTRAAVEEGIVAGGGTALVSIYNKVASVEAEGDVATGVNIVLKALEAPIRQIAENAGLEGSVIVEKIKHAETGVGYNAATDEWVNMIEAGIVDPTKVTRSALQNAASVAAMFLTTEAVVAEMPEENPAPDMGMGGMPGMM, from the coding sequence ATGGTTAAAGAGATTAAGTTTTCTGAAGATGCAAGACGCTCAATGCTTTCAGGTGTAGATAAATTAGCAAACGCTGTTAAAGTAACACTTGGACCTAAAGGACGTAACGTCGTACTAGATAAGAAATTTGTAGCGCCACTTATTACAAACGATGGTGTAACAATCGCGAAAGAAATCGAATTAGAAGATCCATATGAGAATATGGGTGCAAAACTTGTCGCTGAAGTCGCAAACAAGACGAACGAAATCGCAGGTGACGGTACTACAACTGCAACAGTATTAGCACAAGCGATGATTCAGGAAGGTCTGAAGAACGTAACGAGTGGTGCGAACCCTGTTGGTATCCGTCAAGGTATCGACAAAGCAGTAGCTGTAGCGCTTGAAGAATTAAAATCAATCTCTAAAGAAGTTTCAAGCAAAGAAGAAATCGCACAAGTTGGTAGCATCTCAGCAGCGGATGAAGAAATCGGAGTATTTATCTCTGAAGCAATGGAAAAAGTAGGTAACGACGGCGTTATCACAATTGAAGAATCTAAAGGATTCAAAACAGAACTTGAAGTCGTAGAAGGTATGCAGTTCGACCGCGGATATGCTTCACCTTATATGGTAACAGATTCAGATAAGATGATTGCAGACTTAGAGAACCCGTACATCTTAATTACAGATAAGAAGATTTCTTCATTCCAGGATATATTACCGATATTAGAACAAATCGTTCAAACATCACGTCCAATCTTAATCGTAGCAGAAGACGTTGATGGCGATGCACTTACAAACATCGTGTTAAACCGATTACGTGGAACATTCACTGCAGTAGCAGTAAAAGCACCAGGGTTTGGTGACCGTCGTAAAGCGATGTTAGAAGATTTAGCAATCTTAACAGGTGGACAAGTGATTACAGACGACCTTGGATTAGACTTAAAAGACACAACAGTAGAAATGTTAGGTAACGCTGGTAAAGTTCACGTAACGAAAGATAATACAACAATCGTTGAAGGACGTGGCGATGCTTCAAGCATCGATGCACGTGTTGGACAATTAAAAGCTCAGATCGAAGAAACAACATCTGAATTTGATAAAGAAAAATTACAGGAACGTTTAGCGAAATTAGCAGGCGGTGTTGCAGTAATTAAAGTAGGTGCAGCAACTGAAACAGAACTTAAAGAGCGTAAATTACGTATTGAAGATGCATTAAACTCTACACGCGCAGCAGTTGAAGAAGGTATTGTAGCAGGTGGAGGAACAGCATTAGTATCAATTTATAATAAAGTTGCTTCAGTTGAAGCTGAAGGTGATGTTGCAACAGGTGTGAATATCGTACTGAAAGCACTAGAAGCACCAATCCGTCAAATCGCTGAGAATGCAGGGCTTGAAGGATCAGTTATCGTAGAAAAAATTAAACATGCTGAAACAGGCGTAGGATATAACGCTGCAACAGATGAGTGGGTAAACATGATTGAAGCTGGAATCGTGGATCCAACGAAAGTAACGCGTTCAGCATTACAAAACGCAGCAAGTGTTGCGGCAATGTTCTTAACGACTGAGGCAGTTGTAGCAGAAATGCCAGAAGAAAACCCAGCACCAGATATGGGAATGGGCGGCATGCCAGGAATGATGTAA
- the groES gene encoding co-chaperone GroES, with protein sequence MLKPYGNRVVIEKTERETTTASGIVLTDSAKEKTNEGTVVAVGTGRILNNGERVEIGVNVGDRVVYEPFGGTEVKTGDESYIVLKEEDIIAIVE encoded by the coding sequence GTGTTAAAACCATATGGAAATCGTGTCGTAATTGAGAAGACTGAAAGAGAAACAACAACAGCAAGTGGAATCGTATTAACGGATTCTGCGAAAGAGAAGACAAATGAAGGTACTGTCGTAGCAGTAGGTACAGGACGCATCCTTAATAATGGTGAACGCGTTGAAATCGGTGTTAATGTAGGTGACCGTGTCGTGTATGAACCGTTCGGTGGCACTGAAGTTAAGACTGGTGACGAATCTTATATCGTATTAAAAGAAGAAGATATTATCGCAATCGTAGAATAA
- the mroQ gene encoding intramembrane glutamic endopeptidase MroQ: MKLSRLWVNILTVLIYIGSQLFVLIPTSIFIKQGHDSNTAFLMAVPYYVGSFVVASLLVIFINTRIKNKTRVERSVKTDTLSTIGLIVGGFFISLFAQMMLGMINTYILNQPLESQNTTQIMGIAKQAPIFIILIAIVGPILEEFVFRKVIFGEIYDLIKGNRGVAFVISVLISGFIFSAAHSDFNHTLIYMGMSVVFSGLYVLSNRIIVPIAAHMLMNGFVVLMQVVFADKVIEAQKQLEQVNFIMHLFH, encoded by the coding sequence GTGAAGCTAAGCAGATTATGGGTTAACATTCTTACCGTATTAATTTATATCGGTTCTCAGTTATTTGTACTGATTCCAACGAGTATTTTTATTAAGCAAGGTCATGACAGTAACACAGCATTCTTAATGGCAGTGCCATACTATGTCGGTTCGTTTGTAGTTGCAAGTCTACTTGTAATATTCATTAATACGAGAATCAAAAATAAAACACGTGTCGAACGTTCAGTTAAAACGGACACGCTTTCAACAATCGGATTAATTGTCGGTGGTTTCTTTATCTCACTTTTCGCGCAGATGATGCTCGGTATGATCAATACATACATATTAAATCAACCGCTTGAAAGTCAGAATACAACGCAAATTATGGGCATTGCTAAACAGGCACCGATCTTCATTATTCTTATTGCAATCGTTGGTCCGATATTAGAGGAATTCGTCTTCAGAAAAGTAATATTCGGTGAGATTTATGACCTTATAAAAGGAAATCGCGGAGTAGCATTTGTCATCAGTGTACTGATTAGTGGATTCATCTTCTCAGCAGCGCATAGCGACTTTAACCATACGCTTATTTATATGGGGATGTCTGTAGTATTCAGTGGTTTATACGTATTATCAAATCGTATCATCGTACCGATTGCAGCACACATGTTAATGAACGGGTTCGTTGTATTAATGCAAGTTGTGTTTGCGGATAAAGTCATCGAGGCACAAAAGCAGTTAGAACAAGTAAACTTTATCATGCATCTATTCCATTAA
- a CDS encoding phosphate--AMP phosphotransferase: protein MTKIDEQLQLKTAELVRQTNALGIPVMVIFEGIPASGKSRLSNELLLTLDAKYTNFYATKRPDEELLRYPFLYPYWNNIPKKGGVTLFFRSWYAQKLDYEVHGYKKDIIKDYELLTQEIKGFESMLSDDGYVIIKFYLSVNEQKRQEHIEQTKKNPLTRWKAQEYETNIPIDVYQDGMVNLMKATEEIAPWTHIDYTERGKAANEMYEVIIKRLEKALKDKKKISDERDGKFTEDFQTDMFEDTSDDMSKAEYKELLPKLQARIRELQYALYERKIPLMLVYEGMDAAGKGGNIKRVRESLDPSGYEVNAISAPTETELSYHYLWRFATDVPRSGHIEIFDRSWYGRVLVERVEGFATTKEWQRAYDEINKFEKALSIEGAIVIKFFLVLDKDEQLKRFEERQVTPEKQWKITDEDWRNREKWDLYLEASKDMINHTTTEHAPWVIIPANNKRAARIKALKTIIATCEERLWNVKKLW, encoded by the coding sequence ATGACAAAAATAGATGAACAGTTACAGTTAAAAACAGCAGAACTTGTGCGCCAAACGAATGCTCTAGGCATACCAGTTATGGTTATATTTGAAGGGATACCTGCATCAGGAAAATCACGTCTTTCAAATGAACTACTATTAACACTGGATGCGAAATATACAAACTTTTATGCGACGAAGCGCCCGGATGAAGAGCTACTACGTTATCCGTTTTTATATCCTTACTGGAACAACATCCCTAAAAAAGGGGGCGTAACGTTATTTTTCCGTAGTTGGTATGCGCAGAAACTTGATTACGAAGTACATGGATATAAGAAAGATATTATTAAGGATTATGAATTATTAACACAGGAAATTAAAGGTTTCGAATCAATGCTTTCAGATGATGGATATGTCATTATTAAATTCTACTTATCTGTAAACGAGCAAAAGCGTCAGGAACATATCGAACAGACGAAGAAGAATCCTCTTACAAGATGGAAGGCGCAGGAATATGAAACAAACATTCCGATTGATGTATATCAGGATGGCATGGTGAATTTAATGAAAGCAACTGAAGAGATTGCCCCATGGACACATATCGATTATACAGAACGTGGTAAAGCCGCAAATGAAATGTATGAAGTCATTATTAAGCGTTTAGAGAAAGCGTTAAAGGACAAGAAAAAGATTTCTGACGAACGAGATGGAAAGTTTACTGAGGACTTTCAAACAGATATGTTTGAAGATACTTCAGACGATATGTCTAAAGCAGAATATAAAGAACTGTTACCGAAACTACAGGCACGTATTCGTGAACTGCAGTACGCACTATATGAACGTAAAATTCCGCTTATGCTCGTATATGAAGGTATGGACGCTGCAGGGAAAGGCGGTAACATTAAACGTGTCCGTGAGTCGCTGGATCCATCTGGATATGAGGTGAACGCGATTAGTGCACCGACTGAAACGGAGCTGAGTTATCATTACTTATGGCGCTTTGCAACAGACGTGCCGAGAAGCGGACATATTGAAATCTTTGACCGTAGCTGGTATGGACGTGTATTAGTAGAACGTGTTGAAGGATTTGCAACGACGAAAGAATGGCAGCGCGCATACGATGAAATTAACAAGTTTGAAAAAGCGCTATCTATAGAAGGTGCAATCGTCATTAAATTCTTCTTAGTGCTGGATAAGGATGAACAATTGAAACGATTCGAAGAGCGACAGGTAACACCTGAGAAACAATGGAAGATTACAGATGAAGACTGGCGTAACCGTGAGAAGTGGGATCTGTATTTAGAAGCGAGTAAAGATATGATTAATCATACAACGACAGAACATGCACCGTGGGTTATTATCCCTGCAAACAACAAACGTGCTGCAAGAATTAAAGCGTTGAAAACAATTATTGCGACATGCGAAGAACGACTGTGGAACGTTAAAAAATTATGGTAA
- a CDS encoding M3 family oligoendopeptidase — protein sequence MTTFQNYEYKRPDLNAVGESIDKLLTQFNDADSAETQVAIIDEINKVRNHLDTAMNLAYIRASIDTNDEFYSKERDFLDENGGEVVQIESKYYKALANSKFKDELRDKYGDQLFDLAELFVKQYDDSIKDLLNKENKIASEYSKLVASAEIEFNGETYTFAQMGQFIESDDRDTRKAAKLTVESYRANLIDQYDEIYDRLVKVRHEIAVKLGFDNFIELGYVRMRRVDYTPDMVKKYRDQIHKHVVPVAESLYKAQMKRNGWDSIKPYDEPVVFLSGNEKPKDDGKTILENGRKMYKELSPETDEFYLFMMDRELFDAEAKKGKEAGGYCTFIHDYNSPFIFSNFNGTDHDITVLTHEAGHAFQVYRSQNLLPDYLWPTHESCEIHSMSMEFFTYKWMDLFFNNADKFKYKHIGDGIKFLPYGVAVDEFQHIVYANPEMTPEERRAEWSKLEKKYLPHKDHDGIESLESGAFWHRQGHIFSMPFYYIDYTLAQVCAFQFFKRSTEDFEAAWKDYLHICDIGGSLPFNKIVESAHLRSPFQEGTLEDTMTFLEDYLDEMDTSNF from the coding sequence ATGACAACATTTCAGAACTATGAATATAAACGTCCAGACTTAAATGCGGTCGGCGAATCTATCGATAAGTTGTTAACACAATTTAATGATGCAGATTCTGCTGAAACACAAGTCGCTATTATCGATGAAATCAATAAAGTAAGAAATCATTTAGATACGGCAATGAACCTTGCGTATATTCGTGCTTCTATCGATACAAACGATGAATTCTATTCAAAAGAACGCGACTTTTTAGACGAAAATGGTGGGGAAGTCGTTCAAATTGAATCTAAATATTATAAAGCATTGGCAAATAGTAAATTTAAAGATGAACTTCGTGATAAATATGGCGATCAACTCTTTGATCTTGCAGAACTGTTTGTAAAACAATACGATGATTCAATTAAAGACTTACTAAACAAAGAAAATAAAATTGCTTCTGAATACAGCAAACTTGTTGCTTCAGCAGAAATTGAGTTTAATGGCGAAACGTACACATTCGCGCAGATGGGACAATTTATTGAATCTGATGATAGAGATACGCGTAAAGCAGCGAAACTCACTGTCGAATCATATCGTGCAAACTTAATCGATCAATATGATGAAATTTATGACCGTCTCGTAAAAGTAAGACATGAAATCGCAGTTAAGCTTGGTTTTGACAACTTTATCGAACTAGGTTACGTACGTATGCGCCGTGTCGACTACACACCGGACATGGTTAAAAAATATCGCGATCAAATTCATAAACACGTTGTACCGGTTGCAGAAAGTTTATATAAAGCTCAGATGAAGCGTAACGGCTGGGATAGTATTAAACCATATGATGAGCCGGTTGTATTTCTTTCAGGTAATGAAAAACCTAAAGATGACGGTAAAACAATTTTAGAAAATGGTCGTAAAATGTATAAAGAACTAAGTCCTGAAACAGATGAATTTTATCTGTTTATGATGGACCGAGAACTGTTCGATGCTGAAGCCAAAAAAGGTAAAGAAGCAGGTGGATACTGTACATTCATCCATGATTACAATTCACCATTTATTTTCTCAAACTTCAACGGAACAGACCACGATATTACAGTATTAACACACGAAGCAGGTCACGCTTTCCAAGTATATCGTTCACAAAACTTATTACCGGATTACTTATGGCCGACACACGAATCATGTGAAATTCATTCTATGAGTATGGAATTCTTCACTTATAAATGGATGGATTTATTCTTTAACAATGCGGATAAGTTTAAATATAAACATATCGGTGACGGAATCAAATTCCTGCCGTATGGTGTTGCAGTCGATGAATTCCAGCATATTGTTTACGCTAATCCTGAAATGACACCAGAAGAACGTCGTGCAGAGTGGTCAAAACTAGAAAAGAAATATTTACCACATAAAGATCATGACGGTATTGAATCATTGGAAAGTGGTGCATTCTGGCATCGTCAAGGCCACATCTTCAGCATGCCATTCTACTATATTGACTATACATTAGCGCAAGTATGTGCATTCCAGTTCTTCAAACGTTCTACTGAAGACTTTGAAGCTGCATGGAAAGATTACTTACACATTTGTGATATCGGTGGTTCATTACCATTCAACAAAATTGTGGAATCTGCACATTTACGCTCTCCATTCCAGGAAGGTACACTTGAAGATACGATGACGTTCCTTGAAGACTATTTAGATGAAATGGATACAAGTAACTTTTAA
- a CDS encoding VOC family protein, whose amino-acid sequence MEKQYFSNDTHIGAVHLNVNFLENSVKFYHEILGMQILEQTTAFAVLGTAKRPLVYLYQTDEKRIDTAGLFHFALLVPTRASLGNIFYHLIKTEYPLAGASNHDVSEALYLQDPEGNGIEIYHDYPSNTWRYEDNGNIVMGTKEMDFQGVIDANEGSPFDGMPSDTIIGHMHLSVTNLEQSIAFYNELFGMDVMTTYGNQAAFMATAGYHHHLGLNTWQHQTERARINYPGLRKFELNIPNEEDLAYFMKVFKDKGMIEVQDGTSSMIQDPDGIGIRIMRGQ is encoded by the coding sequence ATGGAGAAACAATATTTTTCAAATGATACGCATATTGGCGCAGTTCACTTAAATGTAAACTTTTTAGAAAACAGCGTGAAGTTTTATCATGAAATATTAGGGATGCAAATTCTTGAACAAACTACTGCTTTTGCAGTACTGGGTACGGCAAAGCGACCACTTGTTTACTTATATCAAACAGATGAAAAAAGAATCGACACTGCTGGATTATTTCACTTTGCACTTCTAGTACCTACACGTGCCTCACTTGGTAATATATTTTATCATCTGATTAAAACAGAATATCCGTTAGCAGGTGCGAGTAATCACGATGTTTCTGAAGCACTATATTTACAGGATCCAGAAGGTAACGGTATTGAAATTTATCATGATTATCCGAGCAATACATGGCGTTATGAAGATAATGGAAATATCGTTATGGGGACAAAAGAGATGGATTTTCAAGGTGTAATTGATGCAAATGAAGGTAGCCCATTTGACGGCATGCCGAGTGATACGATTATTGGCCATATGCATTTATCCGTTACTAATTTAGAGCAATCAATCGCGTTTTATAATGAGTTGTTCGGCATGGACGTAATGACGACATATGGTAATCAGGCTGCATTTATGGCAACTGCGGGTTATCATCATCATTTAGGGTTAAATACGTGGCAGCATCAGACAGAGCGTGCGCGTATAAACTATCCAGGACTGCGTAAGTTTGAGCTGAATATCCCGAATGAAGAAGATTTAGCATACTTTATGAAAGTGTTTAAAGATAAAGGGATGATTGAAGTACAGGACGGAACGTCTTCGATGATTCAGGATCCTGACGGTATCGGTATACGAATAATGAGAGGGCAGTAG
- a CDS encoding LPXTG cell wall anchor domain-containing protein, with product MHNFKINTALLTATCLVVLSAPQVNAAETTEIVSTEINHTTEVPTTESQLAPSIEIVSTEITPNNTTEKPSTSESQPTTETPSDEQTTEKPSVESTTVQPTTEVPTTEQPKTEVPTVEKPTTELPKPSQPSDSGSTPTPPDQHIPESPSNSGTPSNPDEPGNFVEPAFPEQPTEDSIPNGIKPGKFKPTDGEAYYADLDKQVFDLITSDIKPKKDKDKTIDKKDKTKKDKKDKKDKLPDTGESPLIYLILPLMLLCSGLFLLRK from the coding sequence ATGCATAACTTTAAAATAAATACAGCGCTATTGACTGCAACGTGCTTAGTCGTCTTATCAGCGCCACAAGTAAATGCTGCTGAAACAACTGAAATTGTTTCAACAGAAATAAATCATACAACAGAGGTACCGACGACCGAAAGTCAACTCGCACCCTCAATTGAAATCGTATCAACAGAAATTACTCCTAATAATACGACTGAGAAGCCATCAACTTCTGAATCTCAACCAACAACAGAGACTCCATCCGATGAACAGACAACTGAGAAACCTTCTGTAGAATCAACGACTGTACAACCGACTACTGAAGTACCAACAACAGAACAGCCTAAAACAGAAGTCCCTACTGTAGAAAAACCGACTACTGAACTACCTAAACCAAGTCAACCTTCAGATAGTGGTAGCACGCCAACACCACCTGACCAACATATACCGGAATCACCAAGTAATTCAGGAACACCAAGTAATCCTGATGAACCCGGTAATTTCGTTGAACCAGCATTCCCGGAACAGCCTACTGAAGATTCGATTCCTAACGGTATTAAACCGGGTAAGTTCAAACCTACGGATGGCGAGGCATATTATGCTGATTTAGATAAACAAGTCTTTGATTTAATTACTAGTGATATTAAACCAAAGAAAGATAAAGATAAGACGATAGATAAGAAGGATAAAACTAAAAAAGATAAGAAAGATAAGAAAGATAAATTGCCTGATACAGGTGAGAGCCCATTAATATATTTAATATTACCGCTTATGTTATTATGTTCAGGCTTATTTCTTTTACGTAAATAA
- a CDS encoding MurR/RpiR family transcriptional regulator, which translates to MYSVLGQITKMYDSFTPVEKRIADVVIEYPEKVVNLPIKEIASLSNTSEAAIVRFSKRLGLSGIKVVKVELARELHTIADKKVPTKIELTDDKDVMKEKVFNNTIQALYNTEKVISAQVIDEAAQAITSAKRVMIFGVGNSRVVATDLHIKFMSIDQTAILATDLLSAITILGHFEAGDVLFITSETSKNKIITDICKYAKEKGIKIILLSQKFSSPAIRMADIVLAMGKEENEVNLGYMTVRTAQLTIVDVLYLRICAYLKDTVISNMQNLNETRKITHEQENL; encoded by the coding sequence ATGTATTCAGTATTAGGACAAATTACTAAGATGTATGACAGCTTTACACCAGTTGAGAAGAGAATTGCAGATGTAGTAATAGAATATCCGGAGAAAGTTGTTAACTTGCCTATTAAAGAAATTGCAAGCCTTTCAAATACGAGTGAAGCAGCAATCGTTCGCTTCAGTAAACGTCTCGGTTTATCTGGGATTAAAGTTGTAAAAGTTGAATTAGCGCGTGAGCTGCATACAATAGCAGATAAGAAAGTTCCGACAAAAATTGAACTTACAGATGACAAAGATGTTATGAAGGAAAAAGTATTTAATAATACGATTCAGGCACTTTATAACACGGAAAAAGTAATATCAGCACAAGTAATCGATGAAGCGGCACAAGCAATTACGAGTGCAAAACGTGTAATGATTTTCGGTGTCGGCAATTCACGTGTTGTTGCTACAGATTTACATATTAAGTTTATGAGCATTGATCAGACTGCGATTTTAGCTACTGATTTATTATCGGCAATAACAATATTAGGACACTTTGAAGCCGGTGATGTATTATTCATCACTTCTGAAACAAGCAAGAACAAAATTATTACAGATATTTGCAAATACGCTAAAGAAAAAGGTATAAAGATTATATTATTATCACAAAAATTCTCATCGCCTGCGATTCGTATGGCAGATATCGTACTTGCGATGGGGAAAGAAGAGAACGAAGTGAATCTTGGTTATATGACAGTGCGTACAGCACAACTTACAATAGTTGACGTATTATACTTAAGAATTTGTGCATATTTAAAGGATACAGTCATTTCTAATATGCAGAATTTAAATGAAACACGTAAAATTACGCACGAACAGGAAAATTTATAA